The proteins below come from a single Deinococcus radiodurans R1 = ATCC 13939 = DSM 20539 genomic window:
- a CDS encoding serine/threonine-protein kinase, protein MTAPQTCPFCGSPAAPTDTVCHVCGAALGRGGATALLTLPPGTTLQGGQYVLDRVLGQGGFGITYDARDTRLGMRVAVKELFVDGSTRRGLNVIPPLSQGAEVFAATRRGFLEEAQVLARFGDPSIVRVLNYFEENGTAYLVMEFLEGETLGEAIQKRGPLPPLIAAQVADSVAHALEVVHAAGLLHRDIKPDNIFLHHSGRIILIDFGSVRAFDSGKTVAHTRLVTPGYAPLEQYSSAAKFGPYTDLYALGATLFHALTGQMPPAATDLSLGTPLPPLPPGTPPNLREAVLSCMAPRIENRPQSAQALRRILRGEGTVTVTAAPAAAPAPQPQSQPVRPSPAPTPTPMPNPQTDREVEKRLRELEKEVRKEARRQSRRPAPAPAPIPIPAPAPQRPAPPPTPFPGPRRPAAPRDGTLGRRLVVVAITVLSALSGGILMAQTPAWQIISPPELSVMAGAGIGALAGLALGQLLWWALPVALPIFAAAITSSVCQNLGYRPPTVIAASVAAIVVSLILMRLIRRI, encoded by the coding sequence GTGACGGCCCCCCAGACCTGTCCTTTTTGCGGTTCGCCCGCCGCGCCGACCGATACGGTGTGCCATGTCTGCGGCGCGGCGCTGGGCCGGGGCGGGGCCACCGCGCTGCTCACGCTGCCGCCCGGCACCACGTTGCAGGGCGGGCAGTACGTGCTCGACCGGGTGCTCGGGCAGGGCGGCTTCGGCATCACCTACGACGCCCGCGACACCCGGCTGGGGATGCGGGTCGCCGTCAAGGAACTGTTCGTGGACGGGTCCACCCGGCGCGGCCTGAACGTGATTCCGCCGCTCAGCCAGGGCGCGGAGGTGTTCGCGGCCACCCGGCGCGGCTTTCTGGAAGAGGCGCAGGTGCTCGCCCGCTTTGGCGACCCCAGCATCGTGCGGGTGCTCAATTACTTTGAGGAGAACGGCACCGCGTACCTCGTCATGGAGTTTCTGGAAGGCGAAACGCTCGGCGAGGCCATTCAGAAGCGGGGGCCGCTCCCGCCGCTCATCGCCGCGCAGGTGGCCGACTCGGTGGCGCACGCGCTCGAGGTCGTGCACGCCGCCGGGCTGCTCCACCGCGACATCAAGCCCGACAATATTTTTCTGCACCACTCGGGCCGCATCATTTTGATTGACTTCGGCTCGGTGCGCGCCTTCGACAGCGGCAAGACGGTGGCGCATACCCGGCTGGTCACGCCCGGCTACGCGCCGCTGGAGCAGTACAGCAGCGCCGCCAAGTTCGGGCCGTACACCGACCTCTACGCGCTCGGGGCGACCCTGTTTCACGCCCTGACCGGCCAGATGCCGCCCGCCGCTACCGACCTCTCGCTCGGCACGCCGCTGCCGCCGCTGCCCCCCGGAACCCCGCCCAACCTGCGTGAAGCGGTGCTGAGCTGCATGGCGCCGCGCATCGAAAACCGGCCTCAGAGTGCTCAGGCCCTGCGGCGGATTCTGCGCGGAGAGGGAACGGTGACGGTCACGGCGGCGCCCGCCGCTGCGCCGGCTCCACAGCCCCAATCTCAGCCGGTGCGTCCAAGTCCAGCGCCTACTCCGACTCCGATGCCCAACCCGCAAACGGACCGGGAGGTGGAAAAACGGCTCCGGGAGCTGGAAAAAGAAGTCCGCAAGGAGGCGCGGAGGCAGTCCCGGCGCCCTGCACCGGCACCCGCTCCCATTCCCATCCCTGCGCCAGCGCCCCAGCGCCCTGCGCCCCCTCCCACCCCCTTTCCTGGCCCCAGGCGCCCCGCCGCGCCCCGTGACGGAACGCTGGGGCGGCGGCTGGTCGTGGTCGCCATCACTGTGCTCAGCGCCTTGAGTGGCGGCATACTCATGGCGCAGACGCCGGCCTGGCAAATCATTTCTCCACCTGAACTCAGTGTGATGGCGGGCGCCGGGATCGGAGCCCTCGCCGGGCTGGCGCTCGGGCAGTTGCTGTGGTGGGCGTTGCCGGTGGCGCTGCCCATCTTCGCGGCGGCGATTACCTCCAGCGTATGTCAAAACCTTGGCTATAGGCCGCCCACTGTGATTGCCGCGAGCGTCGCCGCTATCGTGGTCTCGCTCATTCTGATGCGGCTGATTCGGCGCATCTAG
- a CDS encoding FHA domain-containing protein has product MSITCEVCGTVNPTGTQFCEGCGVELKASTATSDTTAQAAAPEASAMTTNDATVSQPDLGAPNIPPAPSIPDAPVMPAPALDSQASVPSGLEAPATDSATGDNTTNETVPAAPTATPVMDESVPADTGANEVEAAPTGTESEPAPTVNPDLTSTADAPLTDAAVSANAPEMSNPEAAAMETATTETPAVAAAPTASGTPRTGEAKLGIKKFGSATGDFIPLQGERLMVGRFDASSGPVDIDLSSLPGAEHISRHHAELYREGSQWFVRDLGSTNGVFVRKGGQSAFSPRLQEPTALSDGDELAFGNLMLTFHQD; this is encoded by the coding sequence ATGAGCATCACCTGCGAAGTTTGCGGCACCGTCAACCCCACCGGCACCCAGTTCTGCGAAGGCTGCGGTGTGGAGCTCAAAGCCAGCACCGCGACCAGCGACACGACCGCTCAGGCGGCGGCCCCGGAGGCGTCGGCCATGACGACGAACGACGCTACCGTCAGCCAGCCCGACCTCGGGGCGCCCAACATTCCCCCTGCCCCCAGCATTCCCGACGCCCCGGTGATGCCCGCACCGGCGCTGGACTCGCAGGCGAGCGTGCCGAGCGGCCTGGAAGCGCCCGCGACCGACAGCGCGACTGGGGACAACACGACGAACGAAACGGTACCGGCAGCGCCCACCGCGACCCCGGTGATGGACGAGTCGGTGCCCGCCGACACTGGCGCCAACGAGGTGGAAGCCGCCCCCACTGGTACTGAATCCGAGCCGGCCCCTACCGTCAACCCTGACCTGACGAGCACCGCCGACGCCCCGCTGACCGACGCCGCCGTGAGCGCCAATGCCCCTGAGATGTCCAACCCCGAAGCGGCGGCGATGGAGACGGCAACGACCGAAACTCCTGCTGTGGCTGCCGCTCCCACCGCTTCGGGCACCCCCCGCACCGGCGAGGCCAAACTGGGCATCAAGAAGTTCGGCAGCGCGACCGGCGACTTTATTCCGCTGCAAGGTGAGCGGCTGATGGTCGGGCGCTTCGATGCGTCGAGCGGCCCGGTGGACATCGACCTCTCCTCGCTGCCGGGCGCCGAGCACATCTCGCGTCACCACGCCGAGCTCTACCGCGAGGGCAGCCAGTGGTTCGTGCGCGACCTCGGCTCCACCAACGGCGTGTTCGTGCGCAAGGGCGGCCAGAGTGCCTTCTCACCGCGCTTGCAGGAGCCCACGGCGCTGTCGGACGGCGACGAACTCGCCTTCGGCAACCTGATGCTCACCTTCCACCAGGACTGA
- a CDS encoding PP2C family protein-serine/threonine phosphatase: MNENHPRIDIQFGDDASGAAPEPAPPAPEGAPPSELPQTLVVSADPDATPEASATEADEAFTPEEKAINRFESESPAPDPEELEELAQETDAAEVPAEEPAEAAQPTEPAAAAPAEEPAPVTAPQAGVTNDLEEQVYEPSVPAQGPQPGDVLGEWTLQDDLGRGWFTARSSGEQTEGETQPQLVYVRPDPQWATLRPHRLLPRTRQAGEVQVVEPVSGEELPATLPTPQALASLGDLARLLFALEKQGYALTDLDPQQLVRGEGGLKLRQPPRVVRLGEPDPGALRDGLTAPEVLAGQAADGAAGVYLLGALLYRWLTGETPPPGGPSLIELGSLKVPGVPQLLAGMLSPAPVRTRPQELLTALTRLNAAPLPIYRVAARTTVGLNPDRPANEDSYGYWQYQMEADAEETLVLRACVCDGMGGMAAGEVASQAAVQAFLNSDKTDLPGQVWDANAAVLTAMNGRDGGCTISGVELRGTKLQLGHVGDTRAYLRMDGEVRQLTQDHSFVAAMVASGQMTPEEAQVSPERNKVLRSLGSLRQPQPDYVQTLAEPLELPVGSRVLIVTDGVWGEVEPATLNELLLGESDPQALADRLVQLSLDAGAPDNATALVIERTA, translated from the coding sequence GTGAACGAGAACCACCCGCGCATTGACATCCAGTTCGGCGACGACGCGAGTGGGGCGGCCCCTGAGCCTGCTCCCCCGGCCCCGGAAGGCGCCCCGCCCAGCGAATTGCCGCAGACCCTGGTGGTGAGCGCCGACCCGGACGCCACGCCCGAGGCTTCCGCGACCGAGGCGGACGAAGCCTTTACCCCCGAGGAAAAGGCCATCAACCGCTTCGAGAGCGAGAGCCCGGCGCCTGACCCCGAGGAGTTGGAAGAGCTGGCGCAGGAAACGGACGCCGCTGAAGTTCCCGCCGAGGAACCGGCAGAAGCGGCCCAGCCGACTGAGCCTGCCGCCGCCGCGCCCGCCGAGGAACCCGCGCCCGTCACCGCTCCGCAGGCCGGCGTCACCAACGACCTCGAAGAGCAGGTCTACGAACCCAGCGTGCCGGCGCAGGGGCCGCAGCCCGGCGACGTGCTGGGCGAGTGGACGCTGCAAGACGACCTCGGGCGCGGCTGGTTCACCGCCCGGTCGAGCGGCGAGCAGACGGAGGGGGAAACGCAGCCCCAACTCGTCTACGTCCGCCCCGACCCGCAGTGGGCCACGCTGCGCCCGCACCGCCTGCTGCCGCGCACCCGGCAGGCCGGTGAGGTGCAGGTGGTCGAGCCGGTGAGCGGCGAGGAGCTGCCCGCGACCCTGCCCACTCCGCAGGCGCTGGCTTCCCTCGGCGACCTCGCCCGGCTGCTGTTCGCGCTGGAAAAGCAGGGCTACGCGCTGACCGACCTCGACCCGCAGCAGCTCGTGCGGGGGGAGGGCGGCCTGAAACTGCGCCAGCCTCCCCGCGTGGTGCGGCTGGGCGAACCCGATCCTGGTGCCCTGCGCGACGGCTTGACGGCGCCCGAAGTGCTCGCGGGGCAAGCGGCAGACGGAGCGGCGGGCGTGTACCTGCTCGGCGCGCTGCTCTACCGCTGGCTGACCGGGGAGACGCCCCCACCCGGTGGTCCCTCTCTCATCGAACTCGGTAGCCTCAAGGTGCCGGGCGTGCCGCAACTGCTCGCGGGGATGCTCTCCCCCGCGCCGGTCAGGACGCGCCCGCAGGAGCTGCTCACGGCTCTGACCCGGCTCAACGCCGCGCCGCTGCCCATCTACCGGGTGGCCGCCCGCACCACGGTGGGCCTCAACCCCGACCGCCCGGCCAACGAAGACTCCTACGGCTACTGGCAATATCAAATGGAAGCCGACGCCGAGGAAACCCTCGTCCTGCGGGCCTGCGTCTGCGACGGCATGGGCGGCATGGCGGCGGGCGAGGTGGCGAGTCAGGCGGCGGTGCAGGCCTTCCTGAACTCCGACAAGACGGACCTTCCCGGACAGGTCTGGGACGCCAACGCGGCGGTGCTCACGGCCATGAACGGGCGCGACGGCGGCTGCACCATCAGCGGCGTGGAGCTGCGCGGCACCAAGCTGCAACTCGGGCATGTGGGCGACACCCGCGCTTACCTCCGCATGGACGGCGAGGTGCGGCAGCTCACGCAGGACCACTCCTTCGTCGCGGCGATGGTCGCGAGCGGCCAGATGACGCCCGAGGAAGCGCAGGTCAGCCCCGAACGCAACAAGGTGCTGCGCTCGCTCGGGAGCCTGCGCCAGCCACAGCCCGACTATGTGCAGACGCTCGCCGAGCCGCTGGAACTGCCGGTGGGCAGCCGCGTGTTGATCGTCACCGATGGCGTGTGGGGCGAGGTGGAACCGGCTACCTTGAACGAACTGCTGCTCGGAGAAAGCGACCCGCAGGCGCTGGCCGACCGGCTGGTGCAGCTTTCGCTGGACGCCGGGGCGCCCGACAACGCCACCGCGCTGGTGATCGAGAGAACGGCGTGA
- a CDS encoding protein kinase domain-containing protein: protein MNCPTCGSPVPAGATNCPVCGSPLGGNSQTLPPGTTLQGGKYRLEQVLGQGGFGITYLGSQTQLGARVAIKELFPSGSTRQSGQYVLPPAGTDPAGWAQAKQDFTAEGRTVARFNHPDIVRVMDLFEENGTAYLVMEFLEGQTLGSAIEKRGPLPPDEVVNIAKRVLGALSVVHSAGMLHRDIKPDNIYLDKAGRTVLIDFGSARTFAAGQTVSHTRLVTPGYAPLEQYSGSAKFGPYTDIYALGATLYHALTGHPPTPATDRTMGTPLAPLPPNTPPALREAIERSLAIKINERPQSTQEVLALLNQVSVAPQSAPAAPAPRPTPPQRNQTFPPAPQPTPQRQPQRPPQPVPQPPAQRRRGPGCGCLFPLLLLGGLALYGMNVLGPLLSPSQTETTTTSEQTQPEPPAQTPTTPTEDPTIPQAPGTTDSGQDWQSGDSIDLGLPGSNGETPAQTDNTATPETTTQGNAGTETNPTTTPETNTSTAPTSGELVVTAPNVTLRSAADAAANSLGTLAAGSTVQILQTQDGWYEVQTTSGQRGWVGTDAALPPVSAEALKALQTAAGQGGDVQLSPGVYRLQEPLVLSQDAHLTGAGRDRTWITSAAGNAVLTTRGNVSLQGVTVGWTGQTPGGALLAEGGTVTLRDARLTGGVRDETRNESGSGLQLSQGAQGDVQGSDLVGNAYGASVSDTAQLKLKDSTLSDNSLGGAIFLDSSGGEVRGSTLERNGGDGLTVRHTAAPVIVDSELRDNGERGLSVEGQAKPTVKRVTASGNTLQGIGVQDDAQPQLSNNKLTGNGQEGLTYADRAGGRASENELSGNQVGIAVQGSAAPELRTNIIRDSRDAGLSYAGQAGGTARGNTITGSAKPGISLWGEAQPTLSSNVIQGGAQSGIVFAEHAGGTLDSNEVLGNALSGLVVRDTAAPEVRGNTFQDNGKAAMVYEGEAGGRVSGNTCQGNGSDVIELHLTSVLAGPDLSGASCAVQTQGNW from the coding sequence GTGAACTGCCCCACCTGCGGCTCGCCCGTTCCGGCGGGCGCGACCAACTGCCCGGTCTGCGGCTCGCCGCTGGGGGGCAACAGCCAGACATTGCCGCCCGGCACCACGTTGCAGGGCGGCAAGTACCGGCTGGAGCAGGTGCTGGGGCAGGGCGGCTTCGGCATCACCTACCTCGGCAGCCAGACACAGCTCGGGGCGCGGGTCGCCATCAAGGAACTGTTCCCGAGCGGCTCTACCCGGCAAAGCGGCCAGTACGTGCTGCCGCCTGCGGGCACCGACCCGGCGGGCTGGGCGCAGGCCAAGCAGGACTTCACGGCGGAGGGCCGCACCGTCGCCCGCTTCAACCACCCCGACATCGTGCGGGTCATGGACCTGTTTGAGGAAAACGGGACCGCCTACCTCGTCATGGAGTTTCTGGAGGGGCAGACCCTCGGCAGCGCGATTGAAAAGCGCGGGCCGCTGCCCCCGGACGAAGTGGTCAACATCGCCAAACGCGTCCTCGGCGCCCTGAGCGTGGTCCACAGCGCGGGGATGCTGCACCGCGACATCAAGCCCGACAACATCTATCTCGACAAGGCGGGGCGCACCGTCCTGATTGACTTCGGCTCGGCGCGCACCTTCGCGGCGGGGCAGACGGTGAGTCACACCCGGCTGGTCACGCCCGGCTACGCGCCGCTGGAGCAGTACAGCGGTTCGGCCAAATTCGGACCGTACACCGACATCTACGCACTCGGGGCGACCCTCTACCACGCCCTGACCGGCCACCCGCCCACCCCCGCCACCGACCGGACGATGGGGACGCCGCTTGCGCCGCTGCCGCCGAACACACCCCCGGCGCTGCGCGAGGCGATTGAGCGCAGCCTCGCCATCAAAATCAACGAGCGCCCGCAAAGCACGCAGGAAGTGCTGGCGCTGCTCAATCAGGTGTCGGTGGCGCCTCAATCTGCGCCCGCTGCCCCGGCGCCCCGGCCTACGCCCCCGCAGCGCAACCAGACCTTTCCCCCTGCCCCGCAGCCGACGCCCCAGCGGCAGCCGCAGCGCCCACCTCAGCCCGTACCCCAGCCGCCAGCCCAGCGGCGCCGGGGGCCGGGGTGTGGGTGCCTGTTTCCGCTGCTCCTCCTCGGCGGTCTCGCGCTGTACGGGATGAACGTGCTCGGGCCGCTGCTGTCGCCCTCTCAGACAGAGACTACCACCACCAGCGAGCAGACCCAGCCCGAGCCACCTGCCCAGACGCCGACCACACCTACCGAAGACCCCACCATCCCCCAGGCGCCCGGTACCACCGATTCGGGGCAAGACTGGCAAAGCGGCGACTCCATTGATCTGGGCTTGCCCGGCAGCAACGGGGAAACGCCCGCCCAGACCGACAATACGGCAACGCCTGAAACCACCACTCAGGGCAACGCGGGCACTGAAACAAATCCCACCACAACTCCGGAGACGAACACCAGCACTGCGCCGACCAGCGGCGAACTCGTCGTCACCGCACCGAACGTCACCCTGCGCTCGGCGGCGGACGCGGCGGCAAATAGCCTCGGAACGCTGGCGGCGGGCAGCACCGTGCAGATTCTCCAGACGCAGGACGGCTGGTACGAGGTGCAGACGACGAGCGGACAGCGCGGGTGGGTGGGCACGGACGCGGCCCTGCCGCCTGTCAGCGCCGAAGCCCTGAAAGCATTGCAGACGGCGGCGGGACAGGGCGGCGACGTGCAGCTCTCCCCCGGCGTCTACCGCCTTCAGGAGCCGCTGGTGCTCTCGCAGGATGCCCACCTGACCGGGGCCGGGCGTGACCGCACCTGGATCACCTCGGCGGCGGGGAACGCCGTACTTACCACGCGCGGCAACGTCTCTCTGCAAGGCGTCACCGTGGGGTGGACGGGACAGACGCCGGGCGGAGCGCTGCTGGCCGAGGGCGGCACCGTCACTCTGCGCGACGCCCGGCTGACTGGCGGTGTGCGCGACGAGACGCGCAACGAGTCCGGCAGCGGCTTACAGCTTTCGCAGGGCGCGCAGGGCGACGTGCAGGGCAGCGACCTCGTTGGCAACGCTTACGGCGCGTCTGTCAGTGATACAGCGCAGCTCAAGCTGAAAGACAGCACCCTGAGCGACAACTCGCTCGGCGGGGCCATCTTTCTGGACAGCTCGGGCGGCGAGGTGCGCGGCAGCACGCTGGAGCGCAACGGCGGCGACGGTCTGACGGTGCGGCACACGGCGGCCCCGGTCATTGTGGACAGCGAGCTGCGCGACAACGGCGAGCGCGGCCTGAGTGTGGAAGGTCAGGCCAAACCAACCGTCAAGCGCGTGACCGCCAGCGGCAACACACTGCAAGGCATCGGCGTGCAGGACGACGCGCAGCCGCAGCTCAGCAACAACAAGCTGACGGGGAATGGGCAAGAAGGCCTGACCTACGCCGACCGCGCCGGAGGCCGCGCCAGCGAGAACGAGCTGAGCGGCAATCAGGTCGGCATCGCCGTGCAGGGCAGCGCCGCGCCGGAGCTGCGGACGAACATCATCCGCGACAGCCGCGACGCGGGCCTGAGCTACGCCGGGCAAGCGGGCGGCACGGCAAGAGGCAACACCATCACCGGCAGCGCCAAACCCGGCATCTCGCTGTGGGGCGAAGCGCAGCCCACCCTCAGCAGCAACGTGATTCAGGGCGGCGCCCAGAGTGGCATCGTCTTTGCCGAACACGCGGGCGGCACCCTGGACAGCAACGAAGTCCTCGGCAACGCGCTCAGCGGCCTGGTCGTCAGGGACACGGCGGCGCCCGAGGTGCGCGGCAACACCTTCCAGGACAACGGCAAGGCGGCCATGGTCTACGAAGGCGAGGCGGGAGGCCGGGTCAGCGGCAACACCTGCCAGGGCAACGGCAGCGACGTGATCGAGCTGCACCTGACCAGCGTGCTCGCCGGGCCGGACCTCTCCGGGGCGAGCTGCGCGGTACAGACGCAGGGAAACTGGTAA
- a CDS encoding LysR family transcriptional regulator, with product MELRHLRYFLAVADERNVTRAAARLGIQQPPLSQQIRELEREIGTPLFHRVPRGVELTEAGHTFLRLVQSIPAQVEGATHEARRAGRGETGELRVGFTGAASINPQVQGLLRRYRDLYPDVRLTLTEKNTVTLLDELRSHQLDAVLARPLPQHLGDLTLTLVAREPMVAVVPRGHPAAQTRPLPLERLRDETFITTPREFGPLIYDTVWQACRAAGFEPRLGQLAPQMLSIVSLVAAGLGVSLVPDAMRRLNLEGCEYLELRPPVPTVDLTLLCRPHERAATVLNFTALVGDMQETGPHR from the coding sequence ATGGAGCTGCGGCACCTGCGTTACTTCCTGGCGGTGGCGGACGAGCGCAACGTGACCCGCGCCGCCGCCCGGCTGGGCATTCAGCAGCCGCCGCTCAGTCAGCAAATCCGCGAGCTGGAGCGCGAAATCGGCACGCCGCTGTTTCACCGCGTACCGCGTGGGGTGGAACTCACCGAGGCCGGGCACACCTTTTTGCGGCTGGTGCAGTCCATTCCGGCGCAGGTGGAGGGCGCCACCCACGAAGCGCGGCGGGCCGGGCGCGGTGAAACGGGCGAACTGCGGGTGGGCTTTACCGGCGCGGCGAGCATCAACCCGCAGGTGCAGGGGCTGCTGCGCCGCTACCGCGACCTGTACCCCGACGTGCGGCTGACGCTGACCGAGAAAAACACCGTCACCCTGCTCGATGAATTGCGTTCGCACCAGCTCGACGCCGTGCTCGCCCGCCCGCTGCCGCAGCACCTCGGCGACCTCACGCTGACCCTGGTCGCCCGCGAACCGATGGTGGCGGTGGTGCCGCGCGGACACCCGGCGGCGCAGACCCGGCCTCTGCCGCTGGAACGGCTGCGCGACGAGACGTTCATCACCACGCCGCGCGAATTCGGCCCGCTCATCTACGACACCGTGTGGCAGGCGTGCCGCGCCGCCGGCTTTGAGCCCCGGCTGGGGCAGCTCGCGCCGCAGATGCTCTCCATCGTCAGCCTCGTTGCCGCCGGGCTTGGCGTGTCGCTGGTCCCCGACGCGATGCGGCGCCTGAATCTGGAGGGCTGCGAGTATCTGGAGCTGCGGCCCCCGGTGCCCACTGTGGACCTCACGCTGCTGTGCCGCCCACACGAACGGGCGGCCACTGTGCTCAACTTCACAGCGCTGGTGGGCGACATGCAGGAAACAGGCCCCCACCGCTGA
- a CDS encoding acyl-CoA dehydrogenase family protein: protein MFDYFKMLDLVSPDERDIHAATRKFVDAEIIPHIGDWWEHESAPTRELMRKMGSLGLLGPTTPEQYGGAGTSYTAYGLICYELERADSGLRSAASVQGSLVMHPINEYGSEEQKKQWLPGLASGELIGCFGLTEPDGGSDPGGMRTRARKDGGDYVLNGSKMWITNSPLADVAVVWAKDDEDVVRGFIVPRDARGFSTPKIGHKMSLRASTTGEIVLEDCRIPAENLLPGSRGLKSPLGCLTSARSGIAWGAMGALESVLTASLEYAGSRTTFGRPIAARQLVQEKLAWMATQHSLGSLLAWRLGNLKDGGQMNYAQVSVAKGNNVRVALEGARMAREIHGGNGITTEYPVIRHMLNLETVDTYEGTHDIHTLIVGRDLTGQNALE from the coding sequence ATGTTCGACTATTTCAAGATGCTCGACCTCGTTTCCCCCGACGAGCGCGATATCCACGCCGCCACGCGTAAGTTCGTGGACGCTGAAATCATCCCGCACATCGGTGACTGGTGGGAACACGAATCGGCCCCCACCCGCGAACTGATGCGCAAGATGGGCTCGCTGGGGCTGCTCGGCCCGACCACGCCCGAGCAGTACGGCGGCGCGGGCACGTCCTACACCGCCTACGGCCTGATCTGCTACGAACTCGAGCGCGCCGACAGCGGCCTGCGCAGCGCGGCGAGCGTGCAGGGCAGCCTGGTCATGCACCCCATCAACGAGTACGGCAGCGAGGAGCAGAAAAAGCAGTGGCTTCCCGGCCTCGCGTCGGGCGAACTCATCGGCTGCTTCGGCCTGACCGAGCCCGACGGCGGCTCCGACCCCGGCGGGATGCGGACCCGCGCCCGCAAGGACGGCGGCGATTATGTCCTCAACGGCAGCAAGATGTGGATCACCAACAGCCCGCTCGCCGACGTGGCGGTCGTGTGGGCCAAGGACGACGAGGACGTGGTGCGCGGCTTTATCGTCCCGCGTGACGCAAGGGGCTTTTCCACCCCCAAAATCGGCCACAAGATGAGCCTGCGGGCCTCCACCACCGGGGAAATCGTGCTGGAAGACTGCCGCATCCCGGCGGAGAACCTGCTGCCCGGCAGCCGGGGCCTCAAATCCCCGCTGGGCTGCCTCACCTCGGCCCGCTCGGGCATCGCCTGGGGCGCGATGGGAGCGCTCGAAAGCGTGCTGACGGCCAGCCTGGAGTACGCGGGCAGTCGCACCACCTTTGGCCGGCCCATCGCCGCGCGCCAGCTCGTGCAGGAAAAACTGGCCTGGATGGCGACCCAGCACTCGCTCGGCAGCCTGCTCGCGTGGCGCTTGGGGAACCTCAAAGACGGCGGCCAGATGAACTACGCTCAGGTCAGCGTCGCCAAGGGCAACAACGTGCGCGTCGCGCTCGAAGGTGCGCGCATGGCCCGCGAGATTCACGGCGGCAACGGCATCACCACCGAGTACCCGGTCATTCGCCACATGCTCAACCTCGAAACGGTGGACACCTACGAGGGAACCCACGACATCCACACCCTGATCGTGGGGCGTGACCTGACGGGGCAGAACGCGCTGGAGTAA
- the kynU gene encoding kynureninase codes for MTTLLPALDLAQLDALDARDPLAHKRAEFDLPGDIIYLDGNSLGALPRRVPARLSQVATEEWGHHLIRSWTRNAEAAQDWMALPDRVAAKLAPLLGAGAHEVAVGDSTSVNTFKALAAALRLSGRRVILSDADNFPTDLYVAQGLARLLGDVEVRTAPGDEMTQHFTDDVGVVLLTEVDYRTGRRLDMRAITAAAHARGIVTVWDLAHSAGAFAVDLGGAGADFAIGCGYKFLNGGPGAPAFLYVAERHLDRAEVVLSGWMGHADPFEMARAYAPAPGARRFVVGTPQVLSLSALDAALDVFGDVDLGALREKSLSLTDTFIRLMEPLAEQYPLELVTPLAHAERGSQVSYRHPHAQQVMAQLIECGIVGDFRTPDILRFGFTPLYLSHGDVGRAVAGIAAVLDELEGPA; via the coding sequence ATGACCACCCTGCTGCCCGCGCTCGACCTTGCCCAGCTCGACGCCCTCGATGCCCGCGACCCCCTCGCCCACAAGCGGGCCGAGTTCGACCTGCCGGGGGACATCATCTATCTCGACGGCAACAGCCTGGGCGCCCTACCCCGGCGCGTGCCCGCGCGGCTCTCGCAGGTGGCGACGGAGGAATGGGGCCACCACCTGATTCGCTCGTGGACGCGCAACGCGGAGGCGGCGCAGGACTGGATGGCGCTCCCAGACCGGGTCGCGGCCAAGCTCGCGCCGCTGCTGGGGGCCGGGGCGCACGAGGTGGCGGTGGGTGACTCCACCAGCGTCAACACCTTCAAGGCGCTGGCCGCAGCGCTGCGGCTCAGTGGACGACGGGTGATTCTCAGCGACGCCGATAACTTTCCCACCGACCTCTACGTGGCGCAGGGCCTCGCCCGGCTGCTGGGGGACGTGGAAGTGCGGACTGCGCCGGGCGACGAGATGACGCAGCATTTCACCGACGACGTGGGCGTGGTCCTGCTCACCGAAGTGGACTACCGCACCGGGCGCCGGCTCGACATGCGGGCGATTACGGCGGCGGCCCACGCGCGCGGCATCGTGACGGTGTGGGACCTCGCGCACTCGGCGGGCGCCTTCGCGGTGGACCTCGGCGGGGCGGGGGCCGACTTCGCCATCGGCTGCGGGTACAAGTTTCTGAACGGTGGCCCCGGCGCCCCAGCCTTTCTGTACGTGGCCGAGCGGCACCTCGACCGCGCCGAGGTCGTCCTGAGCGGCTGGATGGGCCACGCCGACCCCTTCGAGATGGCCCGCGCCTACGCTCCCGCCCCCGGTGCCCGGCGCTTCGTGGTGGGCACGCCGCAGGTGCTGAGCCTGAGTGCGCTCGACGCCGCGCTCGACGTGTTCGGAGACGTGGACCTCGGCGCCCTGCGCGAGAAATCGCTCTCGCTGACCGACACCTTTATCCGGCTGATGGAGCCTCTGGCGGAGCAATACCCCCTCGAACTCGTCACGCCGCTCGCCCACGCCGAGCGCGGCAGCCAGGTCAGCTACCGGCATCCCCATGCTCAGCAGGTGATGGCGCAGCTGATTGAGTGCGGCATCGTCGGCGATTTCCGCACGCCCGACATTCTGCGGTTCGGGTTCACGCCGCTCTACCTCTCGCACGGGGACGTGGGGCGGGCCGTGGCAGGCATCGCCGCCGTGCTGGACGAACTGGAAGGGCCGGCGTGA